Proteins encoded in a region of the Carassius gibelio isolate Cgi1373 ecotype wild population from Czech Republic chromosome B5, carGib1.2-hapl.c, whole genome shotgun sequence genome:
- the tmem248 gene encoding transmembrane protein 248, translating to MVLLLNPLDNLKIYISNRPPLVIFMVSVSAVAIAFLTIGYFFKIKEIKSPEMTEDWNTFLLRFNELDFCISENETLKHSLNESITPESTVTSSQTRSSTQSPPLLEDPGPINISVAITLTLDPLRPFGGYSRNITHLYASVLGQQVGLSGREAHEEMNITFTLPVAWNSDDCVLHGRCEQMVFSTCMTITAASNVFPVTVQPPHCVPETYSNATSWYKIFTTARDSDTKYTQEFNPFWCYKGAIGKVYHTLNPKLTVIVPDDDRSLINLHLMHTSYFLFVMVITMFCYAVIKGRPGKVRQNNPDFCQEKVALSAG from the exons ATG GTTTTGTTGTTGAATCCACTGGACAATCTTAAGATCTACATAAGTAACCGTCCACCGCTGGTCATTTTTATGGTCAGCGTCAGCGCTGTGGCTATCGCTTTCCTCACTATAGGATACTTCTTTAAGATCAAGGAAATCAAATCACCTGAAATGACTGAG gATTGGAACACCTTTCTTCTCCGATTCAATGAGCTTGACTTCTGCATCTCAGAAAACGAGACCCTCAAGCACAGCCTGAACGAGTCCATCACTCCAGAGAGCACAGTGACCAGCAGTCAAACACGATCCAGCACCCAGTCACCACCCCTGCTGGAGGACCCGGGGCCGATCAACATCTCTGTGGCCATCACATTGACCCTGGATCCACTGAGGCCATTTGGGGGCTACTCACGCAATATTACCCACCTCTATGCCAGTGTGCTTGGGCAGCAAGTTGGCCTTTCAG GCAGAGAGGCCCATGAAGAGATGAACATCACATTCACTCTGCCGGTAGCCTGGAACTCAGACGACTGCGTTCTGCATGGTCGCTGTGAGCAGATGGTCTTCAGCACCTGTATGACCATCACAGCAGCCAGTAATGTCTTCCCAGTCACAGT ACAGCCGCCTCACTGTGTCCCAGAGACCTACAGTAATGCCACATCCTGGTACAAGATTTTCACTACAGCACGAGATTCAGATACGAAGTACACACAGGAGTTCAACCCGTTCTGGTGTTACAAAGGTGCCATTGGAAAGGTGTATCACACACTGAATCCCAAGCTCACTGTCATCGTTCCAGAT GACGATCGCTCTCTCATTAACCTGCACCTCATGCACACCAGCTACTTCCTGTTTGTGATGGTCATCACAATGTTCTGCTATGCAGTCATCAAGGGCAGGCCTGGCAAAGTTCGACAGAACAACCCAGATTTCTGTCAAGAAAAG GTGGCCTTGTCTGCAGGATAG